A window of Candidatus Thermoplasmatota archaeon contains these coding sequences:
- a CDS encoding sulfite oxidase-like oxidoreductase has protein sequence MERKEARSTDTETGDRVPPGQKVTEKFPVLHAGHVPEIDISRWTFAVMGLVERERVFDYDQFMSLARVDIMSDVHCVTGWSKFDNLWEGVGSFGIRDLVTMLPEAQFAIIRSFGGFTTNLSLEDFFQPDVLFAVKHNSEPITPEHGYPVRLVVPGLYFWKSAKWVTGVEFTDEDRPGFWETRGYHNRGDPWKEERYSDSPAQEDGPEGI, from the coding sequence ATGGAACGAAAGGAAGCTCGGAGCACAGATACGGAGACAGGAGACAGAGTGCCCCCTGGACAGAAGGTCACGGAGAAGTTCCCCGTCCTACATGCGGGACATGTACCCGAGATCGACATCTCCAGATGGACCTTCGCAGTAATGGGTCTGGTCGAACGAGAGAGAGTGTTCGACTACGATCAGTTCATGTCCCTCGCGCGTGTGGATATCATGTCCGACGTTCACTGTGTCACAGGGTGGTCGAAGTTCGACAATCTGTGGGAAGGCGTCGGGTCCTTCGGAATCAGAGACCTTGTCACCATGTTGCCGGAAGCGCAATTCGCCATCATTCGTTCCTTTGGAGGCTTCACGACGAATCTCTCGCTCGAGGATTTCTTCCAGCCCGATGTTCTGTTCGCGGTCAAGCACAACAGTGAACCTATAACACCTGAACACGGCTATCCGGTGAGACTGGTTGTCCCTGGGTTGTACTTCTGGAAGAGCGCGAAATGGGTCACAGGGGTCGAGTTCACAGATGAGGACAGACCAGGGTTCTGGGAGACTCGCGGGTACCACAATCGTGGGGACCCATGGAAGGAAGAACGATACAGCGACTCGCCCGCACAAGAGGATGGACCGGAGGGGATTTGA
- a CDS encoding DEAD/DEAH box helicase, with the protein MLEHPLVRENVIEEREFQISIAEEAAKKSSLVVIPTGLGKTIIAILVIAKTLRKGGRALIVAPTRPLVDQHANSVRKFLTLGSPACLTGQLSKKKRSTLWNVSNIVVATPQVAVNDLKAGLIPNNIVLTVFDEAHRAVGDYAYVPLAKGLRELCPGMLALGLTASPGHEIERIEEVTKHLGIKNLIMRTREDEDVAPYVQEVDVNWLEVAPSEVMEKISGYLTKFLHEQLNALRRYGFLRNRKNIQVRIQDLTDVRKQMHARSKGGKFPPYLFQASRRLSLAHMANHAILCVERQGVDSFLKFVEPKTKEGRSKHDAAFMKDVRVQRAFKAAKKWKGPSHPKLKPLLATVKDQLRLKPDSKIIVFAELRDTVQHIVGLVKGLDVSVERFVGQGTRDGRKGMTQKQQQKTLARFEGGGFNVMVATSIAEEGLDVPQVDLVIFYEPVASDIRLIQRRGRTGRDARGRVVTLTTDRSADERYLWAGIKKERKMKRLVDKIAAAARKGEASDEGDPESGPDVEWKPKPKQPTLDDFV; encoded by the coding sequence ATGCTAGAGCATCCGCTCGTCAGGGAGAACGTCATCGAGGAACGTGAGTTCCAGATTTCGATTGCGGAAGAGGCTGCCAAGAAGAGCAGTCTCGTCGTTATCCCCACGGGTCTTGGGAAGACGATTATCGCCATCCTGGTGATCGCGAAGACACTGAGAAAGGGCGGGCGGGCTCTGATAGTCGCACCGACGAGGCCACTTGTGGATCAGCACGCGAACAGCGTGCGGAAGTTCCTGACGCTGGGGAGTCCCGCCTGTCTGACGGGCCAGCTGTCGAAAAAGAAGAGGTCCACGCTATGGAACGTCTCCAACATCGTCGTCGCAACCCCGCAGGTCGCCGTCAACGATCTGAAGGCCGGGCTCATTCCAAACAACATAGTGCTCACGGTTTTTGATGAGGCTCACCGAGCGGTCGGGGACTACGCGTACGTCCCTCTGGCGAAGGGGCTGAGAGAGCTGTGCCCAGGCATGTTGGCTTTGGGGCTCACCGCATCTCCAGGGCATGAGATTGAGAGGATTGAGGAAGTGACAAAGCACCTCGGGATCAAGAACCTCATCATGCGTACGAGAGAAGACGAGGACGTCGCCCCCTATGTCCAGGAGGTGGACGTGAACTGGTTGGAGGTCGCACCATCCGAAGTCATGGAGAAGATCTCGGGTTATCTCACGAAGTTCCTTCATGAGCAGCTGAACGCTCTCCGCCGGTACGGCTTCCTGCGCAATAGGAAGAACATCCAGGTGAGGATACAGGATCTGACCGATGTGAGGAAGCAGATGCATGCAAGGAGCAAGGGAGGTAAGTTCCCGCCCTACCTGTTCCAGGCCTCCAGGCGCCTGTCTCTTGCCCACATGGCGAATCATGCGATACTGTGCGTCGAGCGGCAGGGGGTCGATTCCTTTTTGAAGTTCGTCGAGCCCAAGACGAAGGAGGGCAGGTCGAAGCATGATGCCGCCTTCATGAAGGACGTGAGGGTGCAGAGGGCATTCAAGGCAGCCAAGAAGTGGAAGGGGCCATCCCATCCGAAGCTCAAGCCGTTGCTGGCCACCGTGAAGGATCAGCTGAGGCTGAAGCCCGACTCCAAGATCATCGTCTTCGCGGAGCTGCGGGACACGGTGCAGCACATCGTTGGCCTCGTGAAGGGTCTGGACGTGTCCGTTGAGCGGTTCGTGGGCCAGGGCACGCGCGATGGGAGGAAGGGGATGACCCAGAAGCAACAGCAGAAGACCCTTGCGAGATTCGAGGGAGGAGGCTTCAACGTCATGGTTGCCACGAGCATCGCCGAGGAGGGTCTCGATGTGCCTCAGGTGGACCTCGTCATATTCTACGAACCCGTAGCCAGCGACATAAGGCTCATACAGCGGAGGGGGAGGACAGGAAGGGACGCCAGAGGAAGGGTCGTTACCCTCACGACTGACAGGAGCGCGGACGAGAGGTATCTTTGGGCGGGGATCAAGAAGGAGAGGAAGATGAAGCGGCTCGTAGACAAGATTGCGGCCGCTGCCCGAAAGGGCGAGGCATCCGACGAGGGCGATCCCGAGTCCGGTCCAGATGTGGAGTGGAAGCCCAAACCGAAGCAGCCCACGCTCGATGACTTCGTCTAG